Proteins encoded together in one Catellatospora citrea window:
- a CDS encoding MXAN_6230/SCO0854 family RING domain-containing protein encodes MDALATVVLRRAGVVVLPAPAAEPAADGAAWVSAFEADLAARGWLLAAPLRDRFARLDASARVRWADWVCAVADETVGADRDHVPLFRSFPDTPEAPEALFVDRLLVHLFQADAAPCVLCGTSGSVRPLDPCGHLVCVECFDPALYSACAVCGRRLTSISPYVLVTEPNPEAGPVGKPLRLRRITLDEAPEATATRLRDELVARTTALGAADLADLMILVAATAPGRLDWLPEQVPARETSAVVTAWALHATTLTDAYAQVVGEAAARWTTVTDVARVLWAYSGGDVGLVLPRKPGVDGPLEAYRPVQEPRLTVDVPKVRALPRPLRRAVLAFLDALDPATAAEDMSRHPVVWKRLAERLHPYEHVGAYPQAAVVFATLRGTRALATGPLGLAIADVAAPRPERFVLAYHRGGTVSVRVRTFAALVEDAVAAADVAAAATLLAQRPGDLWRRADHLLRLADDDPAAQRTVVDALARTAARVSPNVLATAAASLNGRDAAAPHGRAAAVAAAVLPESASIAEAVAVTEAAETGVIGAALRRALRLAVRTPARAARPAAARGPEPGTPRRTFFPKGDVVRTWTVPEQRVPLPVDAIAQVRAITDTELVIRAAELARYDVAVLDAALAAIPAPTRERAGSAQLAGWPRGSVRTLAEADVLRLFLHWVDSAGHRVDLDLSCGFYDENWTPVGHCDYTRLRFKHTAAIHSGDLTSAPAPLGATEYLDLNRAALANAGVRWAVPVVLSFNDVPFELLDAAFAGFSVPVKGSRRFDAGRVMQKFGLRGDAKTLAPLVLNVATGEVMWIDASLSTKGYGHSVGAHGARLGRLAADLWEHFRDGGRASLLDVAAWHAVARADRIHVVHADGTATPVMADDPVSAVAAIRAAAAAASGDAAVDAVGRVFAATEDEGRLSTIVGGDVAQGSAALLVDGDPGASWTRVTAADLMAGLAPLT; translated from the coding sequence ATGGACGCGCTCGCCACCGTCGTGCTACGCCGTGCCGGCGTGGTCGTGCTGCCGGCGCCTGCCGCGGAGCCCGCGGCGGACGGCGCGGCGTGGGTCAGCGCGTTCGAGGCTGATCTCGCCGCCCGGGGCTGGCTGCTCGCCGCACCGCTGCGGGACCGGTTCGCGCGGCTGGACGCGTCGGCGCGGGTGCGCTGGGCCGACTGGGTCTGCGCGGTGGCCGACGAGACCGTCGGCGCCGACCGTGACCACGTGCCGCTGTTCCGCAGCTTCCCCGACACGCCGGAGGCACCGGAGGCCCTGTTCGTCGATCGGCTCCTGGTGCACCTGTTCCAGGCGGACGCCGCACCGTGTGTGCTGTGCGGGACCTCCGGCTCGGTGCGCCCGCTGGACCCGTGCGGGCACCTCGTCTGCGTGGAGTGCTTCGATCCCGCCCTCTACTCCGCGTGTGCCGTCTGCGGGCGGCGGCTCACCTCGATCAGCCCGTATGTGCTGGTGACGGAGCCGAACCCGGAAGCCGGCCCGGTCGGCAAGCCGTTGCGGCTGCGGCGGATCACCCTGGACGAGGCCCCGGAGGCCACCGCGACGCGGCTGCGCGACGAGCTCGTCGCCCGTACGACCGCGCTCGGCGCGGCGGACCTGGCCGATCTGATGATCCTGGTCGCGGCGACCGCGCCGGGCCGCCTGGACTGGCTGCCGGAGCAGGTGCCGGCCCGCGAGACGTCGGCCGTGGTCACCGCATGGGCGCTGCACGCGACCACGCTGACCGACGCGTACGCGCAGGTGGTGGGCGAGGCGGCGGCGCGCTGGACGACCGTCACCGACGTCGCCCGCGTGCTCTGGGCGTACTCGGGCGGCGACGTCGGCCTCGTGCTGCCCCGCAAGCCCGGCGTCGACGGGCCGCTGGAGGCGTATCGGCCGGTGCAGGAGCCGCGGCTGACCGTGGACGTGCCGAAGGTGCGGGCGCTGCCGCGGCCCCTGCGCCGTGCCGTGCTGGCCTTCCTCGACGCGCTCGACCCGGCCACGGCCGCCGAGGACATGTCCCGGCACCCCGTCGTGTGGAAGCGTCTCGCCGAGCGCCTGCACCCGTACGAGCACGTCGGCGCGTACCCGCAGGCGGCGGTGGTGTTCGCGACCCTGCGCGGCACCCGTGCGCTCGCGACCGGCCCGCTCGGGCTCGCGATCGCCGACGTGGCAGCGCCCCGGCCCGAGCGGTTCGTCCTGGCGTACCACCGCGGCGGCACGGTGTCCGTGCGCGTGCGCACCTTCGCCGCGCTGGTCGAGGACGCCGTCGCCGCCGCCGACGTGGCGGCCGCCGCGACACTGCTGGCGCAGCGTCCCGGAGACCTGTGGCGGCGGGCGGACCACCTGCTGCGCCTGGCCGACGACGACCCCGCCGCGCAGCGCACGGTCGTCGACGCGCTGGCCCGCACCGCGGCCCGGGTCTCGCCGAATGTGCTGGCCACGGCCGCCGCCTCGCTGAACGGCCGGGACGCTGCCGCCCCGCACGGCCGAGCTGCCGCCGTCGCGGCCGCCGTCCTGCCGGAGAGCGCGTCGATCGCGGAGGCGGTCGCCGTCACCGAGGCGGCGGAAACCGGCGTGATCGGCGCCGCGCTGCGCCGCGCGCTCCGCCTCGCCGTACGCACACCGGCTCGGGCGGCACGGCCCGCGGCCGCCCGCGGTCCCGAGCCCGGCACCCCGCGGCGCACGTTCTTCCCCAAGGGCGACGTGGTACGCACCTGGACCGTGCCGGAGCAGCGGGTTCCGCTGCCCGTCGACGCGATCGCCCAGGTTCGCGCGATCACCGACACCGAGCTCGTCATCCGCGCCGCCGAGCTGGCACGGTACGACGTCGCCGTGCTCGACGCCGCGCTGGCGGCGATCCCCGCGCCGACGCGGGAGCGTGCCGGGTCGGCACAGCTCGCCGGCTGGCCCCGCGGCAGCGTGCGCACGCTCGCCGAAGCCGACGTGCTGCGCCTGTTCCTGCACTGGGTCGACAGCGCCGGGCACCGCGTCGACCTGGACCTGTCCTGCGGCTTCTACGACGAGAACTGGACGCCGGTAGGCCACTGCGACTACACGCGCCTGCGGTTCAAGCACACCGCGGCGATCCACTCCGGCGACCTCACGTCGGCACCGGCTCCGCTGGGCGCCACCGAATACCTCGACCTGAACCGGGCCGCCCTGGCGAACGCGGGTGTGCGCTGGGCGGTGCCGGTCGTGCTGAGCTTCAACGACGTGCCGTTCGAACTGCTCGACGCGGCCTTCGCCGGGTTCTCGGTGCCGGTGAAGGGCAGTCGCCGATTCGACGCGGGCCGGGTCATGCAGAAGTTCGGGCTGCGCGGCGACGCGAAGACCCTCGCGCCGCTGGTCCTGAACGTCGCCACCGGTGAGGTGATGTGGATCGACGCGAGCCTGTCCACCAAGGGCTACGGCCACAGCGTCGGCGCGCACGGTGCCCGGCTCGGCCGGCTCGCCGCCGACCTGTGGGAGCACTTCCGTGACGGCGGCCGCGCGTCCCTGCTCGACGTCGCGGCCTGGCACGCGGTGGCTCGCGCCGACCGGATCCACGTGGTCCACGCCGACGGCACGGCCACGCCCGTCATGGCCGACGACCCGGTTTCGGCCGTCGCCGCGATCCGTGCCGCGGCCGCTGCGGCGAGCGGCGATGCCGCGGTCGACGCCGTAGGACGGGTGTTCGCGGCGACGGAGGACGAGGGGCGGTTGTCGACGATCGTGGGTGGTGACGTCGCGCAAGGCTCGGCGGCGCTGCTCGTGGACGGCGACCCCGGCGCGTCCTGGACCCGGGTGACCGCAGCCGACCTGATGGCGGGCCTGGCACCGCTGACCTAG
- a CDS encoding NAD(P)/FAD-dependent oxidoreductase, producing the protein MQTVDVLVVGAGLAGLHTARLLARRELSVLVVDRRRSLSAGIRTTGIFVRRTLEDFDLPDHLLGPGVRDVLLYPPSRRAPIRLTSDRDEYRVADMPGVYEHARRAAESAGARVVLGVRYDGSAAGVVRLEGAEPVRARFIVGADGARSRVARDLGLDVNRRLIVGAELVHPIASGTTTPAFHCVLDPRVAPGYLGWVIDDGHHAHVGVAGYADAMRAGVRHLLDEFATDAPGRTDPTGPVERRGGPIPVGGVLRRLACPAGLLVGDAAGAVSPLTAGGLDPCLRMSELAASVAADYLRTGDEQQLRRYDGGALRSRFRGRLLLRRVLSGIRSPAAAEAAVAVLRGGAGRAMAARVLFGDGSFPDPETRRGHRLRKRHAARSTG; encoded by the coding sequence ATGCAGACTGTGGATGTACTGGTCGTCGGCGCGGGCTTGGCAGGGCTGCACACGGCCCGCCTGCTCGCCCGGCGTGAGCTGTCCGTGCTGGTCGTCGACCGCCGCAGGTCGCTGTCGGCGGGCATCCGCACGACGGGGATCTTCGTGCGCCGTACCCTGGAGGACTTCGACCTGCCGGACCACCTGCTCGGCCCCGGCGTACGCGACGTGCTGCTGTATCCGCCGTCGCGGCGCGCGCCGATCCGGCTGACCAGCGACCGCGACGAGTACCGCGTGGCCGACATGCCCGGCGTCTACGAGCACGCGCGCCGCGCGGCCGAATCGGCCGGGGCGCGGGTCGTGCTGGGCGTGCGGTACGACGGCTCGGCGGCGGGTGTGGTGCGGCTCGAAGGCGCCGAGCCGGTGCGGGCCCGGTTCATCGTCGGCGCGGACGGCGCTCGCTCCCGGGTGGCCCGTGACCTGGGCCTGGACGTCAACCGGCGGCTCATCGTCGGCGCCGAACTCGTCCACCCGATCGCGTCGGGCACCACGACCCCGGCGTTCCACTGCGTGCTGGACCCCCGGGTCGCCCCGGGCTACCTGGGCTGGGTCATCGACGACGGTCACCACGCGCATGTCGGCGTCGCGGGCTACGCCGACGCGATGCGCGCCGGGGTGCGTCATCTGCTGGACGAGTTCGCCACCGACGCGCCCGGCCGCACGGACCCGACCGGACCGGTCGAGCGGCGCGGCGGCCCGATCCCGGTCGGCGGGGTGCTGCGGCGGCTGGCGTGCCCCGCCGGGCTGCTCGTCGGCGACGCGGCCGGCGCGGTGTCGCCGCTGACCGCGGGCGGCCTGGACCCGTGCCTGCGGATGTCGGAGCTGGCCGCCTCGGTCGCCGCCGACTACCTGCGCACGGGCGACGAGCAGCAGCTGCGCCGGTATGACGGGGGAGCGCTGCGGAGCCGGTTCCGCGGCCGCCTGCTGCTGCGCCGCGTGCTCAGCGGAATCCGGTCCCCCGCGGCCGCGGAGGCGGCGGTGGCCGTGCTGCGGGGTGGGGCCGGTCGTGCCATGGCGGCGCGTGTGCTGTTCGGCGACGGTTCGTTTCCGGACCCCGAAACGCGGCGCGGGCACCGGCTGCGCAAGCGCCACGCCGCCCGCAGCACGGGTTAG
- a CDS encoding PQQ-dependent sugar dehydrogenase: MTPVASSPVESASGGSRLISGLLLVAVVGLAVLIVRWPEPPPDVQPPSVPGALSLGETTCKSIVLSWAGSTDDREVTGYEIHRDGRVVAGVGGGARTVVLSDVPAGTWSVQVKARDEAGNVSSAGDAVTVTPPQCGADGKAPGAPGGVKATADGTTVTMTWDAATDDVGVAAYDVFRDGAKVGSVDGAGGPQFSFVDLGVPASSQHRYQVGARDGQGNASARSGGIDVTAGSSCTLLCAITPVAKDTGVVSGLAQLPDGSVLYGRRDTYEIVRLDPGTGQVTPLGVVPGGAGVGGDGGLVSLAVASTFARDGWIYVLYSTATDNRIVRLRLQGGALNSGSMQSLVVGIPRGKVHNGGRLRFGRDGKLYAATGDAGNPRLAQDQRSLAGKVLRFNPDGTVPAGNPFGGYIWSLGHRNPQGLAFDSRGRAWVQESGDGLADETNLIVKGGNYGWPACEGTESKSAGGCETQGFVAPRQTFWAGEGACGGMAFVRDVVFLACAGSSRLYRADLDGDGLANVQAMLVGAYGQLYTVEPGAGGTLWLVGGDPTVDAGTRFLRITLPPPA; the protein is encoded by the coding sequence ATGACACCCGTGGCATCGTCGCCGGTCGAGTCGGCTTCCGGTGGTTCGCGGCTGATCAGCGGTCTGCTGCTGGTCGCGGTCGTGGGTCTGGCCGTGCTGATCGTGCGGTGGCCGGAGCCGCCGCCGGACGTGCAGCCGCCGTCGGTGCCGGGCGCGCTCAGCCTCGGCGAGACGACCTGCAAGTCGATCGTGTTGAGCTGGGCCGGGTCGACGGACGACCGTGAGGTGACCGGTTACGAGATCCATCGCGACGGGCGGGTCGTCGCCGGCGTCGGCGGTGGCGCGCGGACCGTGGTGCTCTCCGACGTGCCCGCGGGCACCTGGAGTGTCCAGGTCAAGGCCCGCGACGAGGCCGGCAACGTGTCGTCGGCCGGCGACGCGGTGACGGTGACGCCGCCGCAGTGCGGCGCGGACGGCAAGGCGCCCGGTGCGCCGGGCGGGGTCAAGGCGACCGCCGACGGCACCACGGTCACCATGACCTGGGACGCGGCCACCGATGACGTCGGCGTCGCGGCGTACGACGTGTTCCGGGACGGGGCGAAGGTCGGCTCCGTCGACGGCGCCGGTGGCCCGCAGTTCAGCTTCGTCGACCTCGGCGTGCCCGCGTCATCCCAGCACCGCTACCAGGTCGGCGCTCGCGACGGCCAGGGCAACGCGTCGGCGCGCAGCGGCGGGATCGACGTCACCGCGGGCTCGTCCTGCACACTGCTGTGCGCGATCACCCCGGTCGCCAAGGACACCGGTGTCGTCTCGGGCCTGGCGCAGCTGCCCGACGGGTCGGTGCTCTACGGTCGGCGCGACACGTACGAGATCGTGCGGCTGGATCCGGGCACCGGCCAGGTCACCCCGCTGGGTGTGGTGCCCGGCGGAGCGGGCGTCGGCGGCGACGGCGGTTTGGTGAGTCTCGCGGTCGCGTCCACGTTCGCCAGGGACGGCTGGATCTACGTGCTCTACTCGACGGCGACCGACAACCGGATCGTGCGGCTGCGCCTGCAGGGTGGCGCGCTGAACAGCGGGTCGATGCAGTCGCTGGTCGTCGGCATCCCGCGCGGAAAGGTCCACAATGGGGGGCGGTTGCGGTTCGGCCGGGACGGCAAGCTGTACGCCGCGACCGGCGACGCCGGGAACCCGCGGCTCGCCCAGGACCAGCGCAGTCTTGCCGGCAAGGTGCTGCGGTTCAATCCGGACGGCACGGTTCCGGCCGGGAACCCGTTCGGCGGCTACATCTGGAGCCTGGGCCACCGCAACCCGCAGGGCCTGGCTTTCGACTCGCGCGGTCGGGCCTGGGTGCAGGAGTCCGGTGACGGGCTGGCCGACGAGACGAACCTGATCGTCAAGGGGGGCAACTACGGCTGGCCCGCGTGCGAGGGCACCGAGTCGAAGTCCGCCGGCGGCTGCGAGACGCAGGGCTTCGTCGCGCCGCGGCAGACGTTCTGGGCCGGTGAGGGCGCCTGTGGCGGGATGGCGTTCGTACGCGACGTCGTCTTCCTCGCCTGTGCGGGCAGCTCGCGGCTGTACCGGGCCGATCTCGACGGCGACGGCCTCGCGAACGTGCAGGCGATGCTGGTCGGCGCCTACGGGCAGCTGTACACGGTCGAGCCCGGAGCGGGCGGCACGCTGTGGCTCGTCGGCGGCGACCCCACCGTGGACGCCGGCACGCGGTTCCTGCGGATCACGCTGCCGCCGCCGGCCTGA
- a CDS encoding cupin domain-containing protein, which translates to MSYPPAVYTADHGEVSAVYRPVGSPPELTYSSGNTVHYLSTGASTNGLFGLYRWEIGPEPSGPGPHFHRSISESFFILSGTMRIYDGTRWLDAVPGDYVHVPPGGIHGFRNESGEPASMLLHFAPGAPREGYFEGLPNLGAMSDAERAAFFVEHDSFWVS; encoded by the coding sequence ATGTCGTATCCGCCTGCGGTCTATACGGCTGACCATGGTGAGGTCAGCGCGGTGTACCGGCCGGTCGGCAGCCCGCCGGAGTTGACCTACAGCAGCGGCAACACGGTGCACTACCTGTCGACCGGCGCGTCCACGAACGGTCTGTTCGGCCTGTACCGCTGGGAGATCGGCCCGGAGCCGAGCGGCCCCGGGCCGCACTTCCACCGGTCGATCTCCGAGTCGTTCTTCATCCTCTCCGGCACGATGCGGATCTACGACGGCACCCGTTGGCTGGATGCGGTGCCAGGGGACTACGTGCACGTGCCGCCGGGCGGCATCCACGGCTTCCGCAACGAGTCCGGGGAGCCCGCGTCGATGCTGCTGCATTTCGCGCCTGGCGCGCCGCGCGAGGGCTACTTCGAGGGCCTGCCGAACCTCGGCGCCATGTCCGACGCGGAGCGGGCCGCGTTCTTCGTCGAGCACGACTCGTTCTGGGTGTCGTGA
- the ligA gene encoding NAD-dependent DNA ligase LigA, producing MQDDLAADGTAAAPIVDPAHARPHATAEEYRSAVAQARRAAAAYYAGEQTLLDDAEYDALYARIVVSEREHPQWRADDSPTAVVGTPGGDIEHSTPMLSIGNVFDTEGLHDWAAKLDKALGRPVTRYTVEPKIDGLAIAVRYVEGRLTLIATRGDGYTGEDVTSQARLIAGLPTRLSAPVTIEIRGEVYMTDADFAMGCDLRLAHGEPVFANPRSAAAGSLRAQRVYDVPLSFMAYAATGLPDEHAHSHSTAIAHLAALGVATTAESSAGLTVCADIDEVTTAVAALGARRGDLGFGIDGVVIKADLAADQAQAGYSTRAPRWGIAHKFPADTRTTTLLRIDVQVGRTGVITPVAVLEPVQVGGVVVTSATLHNFADLQRRDVRAGDTVYVRRAGDVIPEITGAVHDARPADAEPYTPPVTCPRCGGDIDRSNQRWRCARGRACGEKATLLYFTSRDAMDIEGLGEKILDALLAAGHITDAADLYALDVPTLAAMDRLGTVSATNLVNSIAATKARPLSRVLTGLGIRMTGRTLSRRIARHFGTMDAILAAALAEWEQVDGIGTERAAVISAELAEVAPLIAKLAAHGVNMTEPTGPAAATDDTATAGSALPLRRPDGTPMTVVVTGSVPGLTRNQGNEAVEELGGKSSGSVSARTDFVVVGDGAGSKATKAADLGLPILDADKFAQLLTAHRAGDHDTATAILATVTPTPPR from the coding sequence ATGCAGGACGACCTCGCCGCCGACGGCACGGCAGCCGCCCCGATCGTCGACCCCGCCCACGCCCGGCCGCACGCCACCGCCGAGGAATACCGGTCGGCCGTCGCGCAGGCGCGCCGCGCCGCCGCCGCGTACTACGCCGGCGAGCAGACCCTGCTCGACGACGCGGAGTACGACGCGCTGTACGCCCGGATCGTGGTCAGCGAGCGCGAGCACCCGCAGTGGCGGGCCGACGACTCCCCCACCGCGGTCGTCGGGACCCCCGGCGGCGACATCGAGCACAGCACGCCCATGCTCAGCATCGGCAACGTCTTCGACACCGAAGGCCTGCACGACTGGGCGGCCAAGCTCGACAAGGCACTGGGCCGCCCGGTGACCCGGTACACCGTCGAACCGAAGATCGACGGGCTGGCCATCGCCGTGCGGTACGTCGAAGGCAGGCTCACGCTGATCGCCACCCGCGGCGACGGCTACACCGGCGAGGACGTCACCAGCCAGGCCCGCCTGATCGCCGGCCTGCCGACCCGGCTGTCCGCGCCGGTGACCATCGAGATCCGCGGCGAGGTCTACATGACCGACGCCGACTTCGCCATGGGCTGCGACCTGCGGCTCGCCCACGGTGAGCCGGTGTTCGCCAACCCGCGCTCGGCCGCCGCCGGATCACTGCGCGCACAGCGCGTCTACGACGTCCCCCTGTCCTTCATGGCGTACGCCGCGACCGGCCTGCCGGACGAGCACGCGCACAGCCACTCCACGGCGATCGCCCACCTGGCCGCCCTCGGCGTGGCCACCACCGCGGAGTCGTCCGCCGGGCTGACCGTGTGCGCCGACATCGACGAGGTCACCACGGCCGTCGCCGCACTCGGGGCCCGGCGCGGCGACCTCGGCTTCGGCATCGACGGCGTCGTCATCAAGGCCGACCTCGCCGCCGACCAGGCGCAGGCCGGCTACTCCACCCGGGCGCCCCGCTGGGGCATCGCCCACAAGTTCCCCGCCGACACCCGCACCACGACACTGCTGCGCATCGACGTGCAGGTCGGGCGCACCGGCGTCATCACCCCTGTCGCCGTGCTCGAACCGGTCCAGGTCGGTGGCGTCGTGGTCACCTCCGCGACCCTGCACAACTTCGCCGACCTGCAGCGGCGCGACGTCCGCGCCGGCGACACCGTGTACGTCCGCCGCGCCGGCGACGTCATCCCCGAGATCACCGGCGCCGTGCACGACGCCCGGCCCGCCGACGCGGAGCCGTACACCCCACCGGTGACGTGCCCGCGCTGCGGCGGCGACATCGACCGCAGCAACCAGCGGTGGCGCTGCGCCCGCGGCCGGGCCTGCGGCGAGAAGGCCACGCTGCTGTACTTCACCAGCCGCGACGCGATGGACATCGAAGGCCTGGGTGAGAAGATCCTCGACGCTCTGCTCGCCGCCGGCCACATCACCGACGCCGCCGACCTGTACGCCCTCGACGTGCCGACCCTCGCCGCGATGGACCGGCTGGGCACCGTGTCGGCGACGAACCTGGTCAACAGCATCGCCGCGACCAAGGCCCGGCCACTGTCGCGCGTGCTCACCGGCCTGGGCATCCGCATGACCGGCCGCACCCTGTCCCGGCGCATCGCCCGCCATTTCGGCACCATGGACGCCATCCTCGCCGCGGCACTCGCCGAGTGGGAGCAGGTCGACGGCATCGGCACCGAACGTGCCGCGGTCATCAGCGCCGAACTCGCCGAGGTCGCGCCGCTGATCGCCAAACTCGCCGCACACGGCGTCAACATGACCGAGCCCACCGGCCCGGCCGCCGCCACCGACGACACCGCGACGGCAGGCTCCGCCCTGCCACTGCGCCGTCCGGACGGGACACCGATGACCGTCGTGGTCACCGGGTCCGTGCCCGGCCTGACCCGCAACCAGGGCAACGAGGCCGTCGAAGAACTCGGCGGCAAGTCCTCGGGCTCCGTGTCGGCCAGAACCGACTTCGTCGTCGTCGGCGACGGAGCCGGGTCCAAGGCCACCAAGGCCGCCGACCTCGGGCTGCCGATCCTCGACGCCGACAAGTTCGCCCAGCTGCTCACCGCCCACCGCGCCGGAGACCACGACACCGCCACCGCGATCCTCGCGACCGTCACCCCCACCCCTCCGCGTTGA